One Polaribacter sp. SA4-12 genomic window carries:
- a CDS encoding DUF4365 domain-containing protein, whose protein sequence is MRNTKTNTTSKKGVNFIKTITEDSECFFHKIEQENDLGIDAIIEFIKDEKPLNKSIAIQIKSGLSYYNSKNGDCRIQIGSHRSYWINYPLPVYGIVYVPDLNKGFWIDIKNYLENNKETNTIKFKGNRANQFDFENFNNIFIPKLTNNIPIISLSDTLELFESSDQNEFTLGSIVLFRRYVNERKTWQKFIDYIFNPENIEIPYNLIYYVSHIPWHPDIFYTGEHINNEIKNFVLKKIQMFDKSQVIKLLNQIDEEDNISRGTIGQSIEAIISKVNSKREILESILTDDYIDLNIKQLCTLLYGYYFKKNSLEFLNKINNNDNWIISETIEQINEYGQIELY, encoded by the coding sequence ATGAGAAATACGAAAACAAATACAACTTCAAAAAAAGGAGTTAACTTTATTAAAACCATCACAGAGGATTCTGAATGTTTTTTTCATAAAATAGAGCAAGAAAATGATTTGGGAATTGATGCAATTATCGAATTTATAAAAGATGAAAAACCATTAAATAAAAGTATAGCAATTCAGATAAAATCTGGTTTATCTTACTATAATTCAAAAAATGGAGATTGTAGAATACAAATTGGTTCTCATCGAAGCTATTGGATAAATTATCCGCTACCTGTTTATGGAATAGTTTATGTTCCAGATTTGAACAAAGGATTTTGGATTGATATAAAAAACTATTTAGAAAACAACAAAGAAACTAATACAATTAAATTTAAAGGAAATCGAGCAAATCAATTTGATTTTGAAAACTTCAATAACATATTCATCCCTAAATTGACAAATAATATTCCAATTATTTCTTTATCCGATACTTTAGAATTGTTTGAATCTAGTGATCAAAATGAATTTACTTTGGGAAGTATTGTTCTTTTTAGAAGATATGTTAATGAACGAAAAACTTGGCAAAAATTTATTGATTACATATTTAATCCTGAAAATATAGAAATTCCATATAATTTAATTTATTACGTATCTCATATTCCTTGGCATCCAGATATTTTTTATACAGGAGAACATATAAATAATGAAATTAAAAACTTTGTATTAAAAAAAATACAGATGTTTGATAAATCTCAAGTAATTAAATTACTAAATCAAATAGATGAAGAGGATAATATTTCAAGAGGAACAATTGGTCAATCAATTGAAGCAATCATTTCTAAAGTTAACTCAAAAAGAGAAATTCTTGAAAGCATTCTAACTGATGATTATATAGATTTAAATATCAAACAACTCTGTACTTTATTGTATGGTTATTACTTTAAAAAAAACAGTCTTGAATTTCTAAATAAGATTAACAATAATGATAATTGGATAATATCTGAAACTATAGAACAAATTAATGAGTATGGTCAGATAGAATTATATTAA
- a CDS encoding tetratricopeptide repeat protein yields MSPLIFNETMATYKKKYKAEGKKQEIQMDESEFETAGVLNTLDETASKSEQWIEKNSKPLFIALIAIVVIFLGYLGYTKYIVEPNEVKASNELAFPRKYFDEAATAGTGIDSLLNLGLEGADGNYGFLNVADKFSGTEAGNLANYYAGVSYLQLKDYEKAIEYLSKFDSDDEMLGPVALGAIGDAFADIDQSSDALDYYEKAANKKTNDFTTPLFLFKAGQTAMELKNYSKAESLFTKIKENYSKSDQGRDIEKYLAAAKYAVK; encoded by the coding sequence TTGTCGCCACTAATTTTTAATGAAACGATGGCAACATACAAGAAAAAATATAAGGCAGAAGGTAAGAAACAAGAAATCCAAATGGATGAATCAGAATTTGAAACAGCTGGGGTTTTAAACACTTTAGATGAAACTGCTTCTAAATCTGAACAATGGATTGAGAAAAATAGTAAACCTTTATTTATAGCTTTAATAGCTATTGTTGTTATCTTTTTAGGATACTTAGGATACACTAAATATATAGTTGAACCAAATGAAGTAAAAGCTTCTAATGAATTGGCTTTTCCAAGAAAATATTTTGATGAAGCTGCAACTGCAGGTACAGGAATAGATTCTTTATTAAACTTAGGTTTAGAAGGTGCTGATGGAAATTATGGTTTTTTAAACGTTGCTGATAAATTTAGCGGAACAGAAGCTGGAAACTTAGCAAATTATTATGCTGGTGTTTCTTACTTACAATTAAAAGATTACGAAAAAGCAATTGAGTATTTAAGTAAATTTGATTCTGATGACGAAATGTTAGGTCCTGTTGCTTTAGGTGCAATTGGTGATGCTTTTGCAGATATCGATCAATCAAGTGATGCTTTAGATTATTATGAAAAAGCAGCAAATAAAAAAACAAATGATTTTACAACGCCATTATTCTTATTCAAAGCAGGACAAACTGCAATGGAATTAAAGAATTATAGTAAAGCTGAATCATTATTTACAAAAATTAAAGAAAACTATTCTAAATCTGACCAAGGTAGAGATATAGAGAAATATTTAGCAGCTGCAAAATATGCTGTAAAATAG
- a CDS encoding nucleoside-diphosphate kinase, whose protein sequence is MATNRTFTMLKPDAVENGHTGAILDKINAAGFRIVALKKTQMTKADAETFYAVHNERPFFGELVEFMTRGPIVAAILEKENAVEDFRTLIGATNPADAAEGTIRKMYATSMGENAVHGSDSDENAQIEGNFHFSGREQF, encoded by the coding sequence ATGGCAACAAATAGAACATTTACAATGCTTAAACCAGATGCTGTAGAAAACGGACACACTGGTGCAATTTTAGACAAAATTAACGCTGCAGGGTTTAGAATTGTAGCTTTAAAGAAAACACAAATGACAAAAGCAGATGCTGAAACTTTTTATGCTGTGCATAATGAGCGTCCGTTTTTTGGTGAATTAGTTGAGTTCATGACAAGAGGACCAATTGTAGCTGCAATCTTAGAAAAAGAGAATGCTGTAGAAGATTTTAGAACTTTAATAGGTGCTACAAATCCTGCTGATGCTGCAGAAGGTACTATTAGAAAAATGTATGCAACTTCTATGGGAGAAAATGCAGTACATGGTTCTGATTCTGATGAAAATGCTCAAATTGAAGGTAACTTTCACTTTTCTGGTAGAGAGCAATTTTAA
- a CDS encoding riboflavin synthase subunit beta, translating to MGFLKRTHNKFDYQPRYYKGDGNPYKIEHKLDQFRSTTGKNKGLKTKFSDAFYDLKNSDKSVNKTLFIIIAILVLIFLYIIDFDLSIFKGN from the coding sequence ATGGGATTCTTAAAACGTACACATAATAAATTCGATTACCAACCTCGTTATTACAAAGGAGATGGAAATCCTTATAAAATTGAGCACAAATTAGATCAATTTAGATCAACTACTGGTAAAAATAAAGGGCTAAAAACGAAGTTTAGTGATGCTTTTTATGATTTAAAAAACTCAGATAAAAGTGTAAACAAAACACTATTTATCATTATCGCAATCTTAGTACTTATCTTTTTGTACATCATAGATTTCGATTTATCTATTTTCAAGGGAAATTAA
- a CDS encoding peptidylprolyl isomerase, which produces MKNLKYLIVIVVFLTACTPDKYKGLEDGVYAEILTNKGEVLLELYAENVPMTVANFVSLAEGTNSQLLDSLKGKKFYEGVIFHRVVPNFVIQGGGFTPEGRKNAGYVFGDEFPKSEDGDLMYRHNDAGILSMANGGPTTNNSQFFITHKPIPHLDGKHSVFGKTIINSIQLKELKSKIKDSLQLKKSIDSTRVAVVNSIVQNDTILSVKIIKLGAKAESFNAAEVFDTEFSKFATSEEDRKKAEEETEKARYANYLVEKEKFSAKMNETEAVKTSSGLRILKLKKTSGKKIVDTKPLTINYTLYTADGKKIQSTSDSNGKPFICQLNDQQRPMIAGFKEGVLTMREGEKVRLFIPYYLGYGEAKYGPFPAKSDLVFEIEVLKIGK; this is translated from the coding sequence ATGAAGAATCTAAAATACTTAATAGTTATTGTTGTTTTTCTTACAGCCTGTACACCAGATAAGTACAAAGGTTTAGAAGACGGAGTTTATGCTGAAATCTTAACAAATAAAGGAGAGGTTTTATTAGAGTTGTATGCAGAAAATGTGCCTATGACAGTAGCTAACTTCGTTTCTCTTGCAGAAGGAACAAATAGCCAGTTGTTAGATTCTTTAAAAGGTAAAAAATTCTATGAAGGAGTAATTTTTCATAGAGTTGTTCCTAATTTTGTAATACAAGGTGGTGGTTTTACCCCAGAAGGAAGAAAAAACGCAGGTTATGTTTTTGGTGATGAATTTCCAAAGAGTGAAGATGGAGATTTAATGTACAGACATAATGATGCAGGTATTCTTTCTATGGCAAATGGAGGGCCTACTACTAACAATAGTCAGTTTTTTATTACACATAAACCGATTCCTCATTTAGATGGTAAACATTCAGTTTTTGGTAAAACAATAATTAATTCAATTCAGTTAAAAGAATTGAAAAGTAAAATTAAAGATTCTTTACAATTAAAGAAATCGATAGATTCTACTAGAGTGGCTGTTGTAAATAGTATTGTGCAAAATGATACTATTTTGTCTGTAAAAATCATAAAATTAGGAGCTAAGGCAGAAAGTTTTAATGCTGCCGAAGTTTTTGATACTGAATTTAGCAAGTTTGCAACTTCAGAAGAAGATCGTAAAAAAGCTGAAGAAGAAACAGAAAAAGCGAGATATGCTAATTATTTAGTTGAGAAGGAAAAATTTTCAGCTAAAATGAATGAGACAGAAGCAGTAAAAACATCTTCTGGACTTAGAATTTTAAAGTTAAAGAAAACTTCAGGAAAAAAAATAGTTGATACGAAACCATTAACTATAAATTACACGTTGTATACTGCGGATGGTAAAAAGATTCAATCTACTTCAGATTCAAATGGAAAACCTTTTATTTGCCAGTTAAATGATCAACAAAGACCAATGATTGCGGGTTTTAAAGAAGGAGTTTTAACAATGAGAGAAGGAGAGAAGGTACGTTTATTTATTCCTTACTATTTAGGTTATGGTGAGGCAAAATACGGACCTTTCCCTGCGAAATCTGATTTAGTATTTGAAATTGAAGTTTTAAAAATAGGTAAATAG
- a CDS encoding DUF721 domain-containing protein: MSKRENDSFSIEDLMKSFIKENNLSKGMQKIKAEETWNKMMGPGVATHTTSVKLQNKTLVVNLNSSVLREELSYGKEKIIKMMNEEIGEDAISKLMLV, from the coding sequence ATGTCAAAAAGAGAAAACGATTCCTTTTCAATAGAAGATTTAATGAAGAGTTTTATCAAGGAAAATAACTTGAGTAAAGGAATGCAGAAAATAAAAGCTGAAGAAACTTGGAATAAAATGATGGGACCAGGAGTTGCTACACATACAACTTCTGTAAAACTGCAAAACAAAACATTGGTTGTTAATTTAAATTCTTCTGTTTTACGTGAAGAGTTAAGCTACGGAAAAGAGAAAATTATTAAAATGATGAATGAAGAAATAGGAGAGGACGCTATTTCTAAATTGATGTTGGTGTAA
- a CDS encoding DHH family phosphoesterase, protein MILEGFEALKSFLEKPRNIVVVGHRNPDGDAMGSTLALKHYLDKKGHKAIVVVPNEYPEFLHWLPGSKTTYRFDWQNTQSQKAIKASEIIFLLDFNALHRVGHDMQKTLEKYPNDFAMIDHHQQPDAVKYMYSDVTICSTSQMVYQFIEMNNDLDLIDADIATCLYTGIMTDTGSFRFRSTTSTTHRIIASLIDKGAENDKIHNNVYDANSYNRLLLLGQALSNLQILPTYNTAYITLSTEEKKRFDFQKGDTEGIVNYALSLKGIVFAAIFIEDIEQGIVKISFRSKGNFSVNQFSRNHFNGGGHDNAAGGKSNLSMAETVTEFVTLLPQYQKELEVSYED, encoded by the coding sequence ATGATTTTAGAAGGATTTGAAGCGTTGAAAAGCTTTCTTGAAAAACCAAGAAATATTGTAGTTGTTGGACATAGAAATCCTGATGGAGATGCTATGGGTTCTACATTGGCTTTAAAACATTATTTAGATAAAAAAGGTCATAAAGCAATTGTTGTTGTACCAAATGAATATCCAGAATTTTTACATTGGTTGCCAGGTTCTAAAACAACATATCGTTTTGATTGGCAAAATACCCAATCTCAAAAAGCAATTAAAGCATCAGAAATTATTTTTCTATTAGACTTTAATGCATTGCACAGAGTTGGGCATGATATGCAAAAAACATTAGAAAAATATCCGAATGATTTTGCTATGATAGATCATCATCAACAACCAGATGCTGTAAAATATATGTATTCAGATGTTACTATTTGTTCTACTTCTCAAATGGTGTATCAATTCATAGAAATGAACAATGATTTAGATTTGATAGATGCAGATATTGCTACTTGTTTGTATACAGGTATTATGACAGATACAGGTTCTTTTCGATTTAGATCTACAACAAGTACTACGCATAGAATTATAGCATCTTTAATTGATAAAGGTGCCGAAAATGATAAAATTCATAATAATGTATATGATGCAAATTCGTATAATAGATTGTTATTATTAGGACAAGCATTAAGTAATTTACAGATTTTACCGACTTATAATACAGCATATATTACTTTATCAACAGAAGAAAAAAAACGGTTTGATTTTCAAAAAGGAGATACAGAAGGAATTGTAAATTATGCGCTTTCGTTAAAGGGTATCGTTTTTGCTGCTATTTTTATTGAAGATATTGAACAAGGAATTGTAAAAATATCTTTCCGCTCTAAAGGAAACTTCTCAGTAAATCAGTTTTCTAGAAATCATTTTAATGGTGGAGGGCATGATAATGCTGCTGGAGGGAAATCTAATTTATCAATGGCGGAAACGGTAACTGAGTTTGTTACATTATTACCACAATATCAAAAAGAACTAGAAGTATCTTATGAAGATTAA
- the recF gene encoding DNA replication/repair protein RecF (All proteins in this family for which functions are known are DNA-binding proteins that assist the filamentation of RecA onto DNA for the initiation of recombination or recombinational repair.), with protein sequence MYLQKISLLNFKNIVSQSFDFQQKINCFVGDNGVGKTNILDAIYYLSFTKSYFNSVAVQNIRHGEGFFMVEGDYLLNERNEKIVCSLKKGQKKVLKRNGKSYEKFSEHIGQLPLVIISPADRDLVTEGSDTRRKFIDGVISQQNKSYLKDLLSYNKVLSQRNALLKYFAANRTFDALNLSVYDDQLSEYGSRIYEVRKSFLEDFIPIFNEKYQIISGDKERVNLLYKSQLHDSSIKELLQNSLVKDKIIQYTTSGIHKDDLSFEIGDYSIKKFGSQGQQKSYLIALKLAQFEFIKQQSNVIPILLLDDIFDKLDENRVSQIIDLVNNDEFGQIFITDTHSERTENILKQGSKEYQIFKL encoded by the coding sequence ATGTATTTACAGAAAATTTCTTTACTTAATTTTAAGAACATTGTGTCTCAATCTTTTGATTTTCAGCAGAAAATAAATTGTTTTGTGGGTGATAATGGCGTTGGTAAAACAAATATTTTAGATGCCATTTATTATTTATCTTTTACAAAAAGTTACTTTAATTCTGTCGCTGTTCAGAATATTAGACATGGAGAAGGGTTTTTTATGGTTGAAGGTGACTATCTTTTAAACGAAAGAAACGAAAAAATTGTTTGCAGTCTTAAAAAAGGACAAAAGAAGGTTTTAAAAAGAAATGGTAAAAGCTACGAGAAGTTTTCTGAACATATTGGTCAATTACCTTTGGTTATTATTTCTCCGGCAGATAGAGATTTAGTTACAGAAGGAAGTGATACAAGAAGAAAGTTTATAGATGGTGTAATCTCTCAACAAAATAAAAGCTACTTAAAAGATTTATTGTCTTATAATAAAGTATTAAGTCAAAGAAATGCTTTGTTAAAGTATTTTGCTGCAAATAGAACTTTTGATGCTTTAAACTTAAGTGTTTATGATGATCAATTATCTGAATATGGAAGTAGAATTTATGAAGTCAGAAAAAGCTTTTTAGAAGATTTTATTCCGATTTTTAATGAGAAATATCAAATAATATCTGGTGATAAAGAACGCGTTAATCTTTTGTATAAAAGTCAGCTACACGATAGTTCTATAAAAGAATTATTGCAAAATTCATTAGTAAAAGATAAGATTATACAGTATACTACATCAGGAATTCATAAAGATGATTTGAGTTTTGAAATAGGAGATTACTCTATTAAGAAGTTTGGATCTCAAGGTCAACAAAAATCATATTTAATTGCTTTAAAACTGGCGCAGTTTGAGTTTATTAAACAACAATCTAATGTGATTCCTATTTTATTGTTAGATGATATTTTTGATAAATTAGATGAAAATAGAGTTTCTCAAATTATAGATTTGGTGAATAATGATGAATTCGGACAAATATTTATAACAGATACGCATTCTGAAAGAACAGAGAATATATTAAAACAAGGAAGTAAAGAATATCAGATTTTTAAGTTATAA
- the gldI gene encoding gliding motility-associated peptidyl-prolyl isomerase GldI, whose amino-acid sequence MKIKFLIFTSILCFGCSKVEPRKPINPKPSSTILKETIEESIKLNKIEDEKVILIIKIDSTSNYQVSPNGFWYTYINKIEENNPTPKTGNIVSFEYNITDLQGTVIYSKEELGLKEYKVDKEDFINALQTGIKLMKVGETITFVIPSYNAFGISGDGNKIGMNQSIKSTVTLININN is encoded by the coding sequence ATGAAGATTAAATTTTTAATTTTTACCAGTATCTTGTGTTTTGGTTGCTCAAAAGTTGAACCAAGAAAACCGATTAACCCTAAGCCATCGTCAACTATATTAAAAGAAACGATTGAAGAATCTATAAAGTTGAATAAAATTGAAGACGAAAAAGTTATATTAATTATTAAAATAGATTCTACAAGTAACTACCAAGTTTCTCCTAATGGGTTTTGGTATACATATATCAATAAAATAGAAGAAAATAATCCAACTCCAAAAACAGGAAATATTGTTTCTTTTGAATATAATATTACTGATTTACAGGGAACTGTAATTTATAGTAAAGAAGAATTAGGTTTAAAAGAATACAAAGTAGATAAAGAAGATTTTATAAATGCGCTTCAAACCGGAATAAAGTTGATGAAAGTTGGAGAAACCATTACATTTGTCATTCCATCATACAATGCTTTTGGTATTTCTGGTGATGGAAATAAAATAGGAATGAATCAATCAATAAAAAGTACAGTAACATTAATCAATATAAATAATTAA
- a CDS encoding phosphatase PAP2 family protein — MLEDIIQGDKNLLIFLNILGSEQWDPFWLAITNQLSWSPLFIFIFYLTINAFGWKRGGVMILSMILLVAFSDQFTNLIKNSVERLRPNNDPAIKHLLRTLIKPQSYSFMSGHATTSTFFSVFVVLLLRDKYKYIYFILFWPLIFAYSRLYLGVHFPIDITVGIIIGVTFANIYYFFFKKIDKKLFT; from the coding sequence TTGTTAGAAGATATTATACAAGGTGATAAAAATCTATTAATTTTCCTAAATATTTTAGGAAGTGAACAATGGGATCCATTTTGGTTGGCAATAACCAATCAACTTTCTTGGAGTCCATTGTTTATTTTTATTTTCTACTTAACAATTAATGCTTTTGGTTGGAAACGTGGTGGAGTTATGATTCTATCGATGATTCTATTGGTTGCATTTTCAGATCAATTTACAAACCTTATTAAGAACTCTGTAGAACGTTTACGACCTAACAATGATCCAGCAATTAAACATTTATTAAGAACTCTAATTAAACCTCAGAGTTATAGTTTTATGTCTGGTCATGCAACAACATCAACTTTTTTCTCTGTTTTTGTTGTTTTGCTTTTAAGAGATAAATATAAATATATTTATTTTATATTATTTTGGCCATTAATTTTTGCTTATAGTAGGTTGTATTTAGGTGTCCATTTTCCTATTGATATTACTGTAGGAATTATAATCGGTGTTACTTTCGCAAATATTTACTATTTCTTTTTTAAGAAAATTGATAAGAAGCTTTTTACTTAA
- a CDS encoding FKBP-type peptidyl-prolyl cis-trans isomerase — translation MKVIKSILSIAVVASMFSCGNQKADVKSLETEIDSVSYAIGLTMSSQLKQGFDEVNKDILTQAIKNGLDSTNLLIESKDVQNVIKTYFQKKQASKMKEQQEKAAKDAEAKFGENKKAGEDFLAENKTKEGVVTTASGLQYIILKEGNGEKPADATAKVKVHYHGTNLEGKVFDSSVDRGTPTEFGLNQVIKGWTEGVQLMHVGSKYKFFIPQALAYGAQQKGADIKPFSTLVFEIELLEIKK, via the coding sequence ATGAAAGTAATTAAAAGTATTTTATCAATTGCAGTAGTTGCATCAATGTTTTCTTGTGGAAACCAAAAAGCAGATGTTAAATCTTTAGAAACAGAAATAGATTCTGTAAGTTATGCAATTGGTTTAACTATGTCAAGTCAATTAAAACAAGGTTTTGATGAAGTAAATAAAGATATTTTAACACAAGCAATTAAGAACGGTTTAGATTCTACAAATTTATTAATAGAATCTAAAGATGTGCAAAATGTAATTAAAACTTATTTCCAAAAAAAGCAAGCTTCAAAAATGAAAGAGCAGCAAGAAAAAGCAGCTAAAGATGCAGAAGCAAAATTTGGAGAAAATAAAAAAGCTGGTGAAGATTTTTTAGCTGAAAATAAAACAAAAGAAGGTGTTGTAACTACTGCAAGTGGTTTGCAATACATTATTTTAAAAGAAGGTAATGGTGAAAAACCTGCTGATGCAACTGCAAAAGTAAAAGTTCATTATCATGGTACTAATTTAGAAGGTAAAGTTTTTGATAGTTCTGTAGATAGAGGAACTCCTACAGAATTTGGTTTAAACCAAGTAATTAAAGGTTGGACAGAAGGTGTGCAATTAATGCATGTAGGTTCTAAATACAAATTTTTTATTCCTCAAGCATTAGCTTATGGAGCACAACAAAAAGGGGCTGATATTAAGCCGTTTTCTACATTAGTTTTTGAAATTGAATTATTAGAAATTAAAAAATAA
- the ribH gene encoding 6,7-dimethyl-8-ribityllumazine synthase, producing the protein MATTNLSHYDKATIPNAKSFRFGIVVSEWNPEITKNLQKGAIETLIDCGATKENIVSWDVPGSFELVYGCKKMIQSQQVDAIIAIGNVIQGETKHFDFVCEGVTQGIVDLNIKYDVPVIFCVLTDNTKQQSLDRSGGKLGNKGTECAVAAIKMAALKNIDTTSESIGF; encoded by the coding sequence ATGGCTACTACTAATTTATCACATTACGATAAAGCAACAATCCCAAATGCGAAATCTTTTCGATTTGGGATTGTTGTTTCAGAATGGAATCCTGAAATCACAAAAAACCTACAAAAAGGCGCAATTGAAACTTTAATAGATTGTGGCGCAACGAAAGAAAACATTGTTTCTTGGGATGTTCCTGGAAGTTTTGAGTTGGTTTATGGTTGTAAAAAGATGATTCAATCTCAACAAGTTGATGCAATCATTGCAATTGGAAATGTAATTCAAGGAGAAACAAAACATTTCGATTTTGTTTGCGAAGGTGTTACACAAGGTATTGTAGATTTAAATATTAAGTACGATGTTCCTGTAATTTTCTGTGTTTTAACAGATAATACAAAACAACAATCTCTAGATAGATCTGGAGGTAAGTTAGGAAACAAAGGAACAGAATGTGCTGTTGCAGCTATTAAAATGGCGGCACTTAAAAATATTGATACTACAAGTGAGAGTATTGGTTTTTAG